A genomic stretch from Veillonellales bacterium includes:
- a CDS encoding aminotransferase class V-fold PLP-dependent enzyme, translating into MDNLELGFHLRNTVVGANTQIPLANGEYVTTINFDNAATTPPFCAVMREINRFAPWYSSIHRGKGYKSVLSSELYEEGRKVIAGFVKADLSRDVIIYTKNTTESINMLSYILFDADEKQIILATDMEHLANDLPWRDKFAVDYVSINEAGKLSLADLAKKLQHYQGKVKLVTVTGASNVSGILNPIDPIARLVHRHGAKLLVDGAQLVPHCPVDMRPHDSPEHIDYLVFSAHKMYAPFGVGVLIGPQATFEQAVPVYQGGGDVKLVSRQFVEWADPPARHEAGTPNVMGVAALITAIQTLQNIGMKAIHQYEENLICYALAGLKRISALTLYGCGEPGDERVSLLSFNIEGIHHKAVAAILSGEGGIAVRSGLFCAHPYAQKLLKLTAAEVEYCRQHLDSLLPGMVRMSLGLYNNYREVDRFLELLEQIVRDPTKYQKKYRSLIRYAAADRP; encoded by the coding sequence ATGGATAATTTGGAACTGGGTTTTCATTTACGCAATACGGTTGTCGGCGCCAATACACAAATACCCTTGGCCAACGGCGAATATGTGACAACTATTAATTTTGATAATGCGGCAACTACGCCGCCTTTTTGTGCGGTTATGCGGGAAATCAACCGGTTTGCGCCATGGTATTCATCCATTCACCGCGGCAAGGGATATAAGTCGGTGCTGTCATCTGAACTCTATGAAGAAGGCCGGAAGGTGATTGCCGGGTTTGTTAAGGCAGATTTGTCCCGGGACGTTATTATCTATACGAAAAATACTACGGAATCCATCAATATGTTGTCATATATTTTGTTTGACGCCGATGAAAAGCAAATCATTTTAGCAACCGATATGGAGCATTTGGCTAACGATCTGCCGTGGCGGGATAAATTTGCGGTGGACTATGTGAGTATAAATGAAGCCGGCAAGTTGTCGCTGGCGGATTTAGCGAAAAAGCTGCAGCACTACCAGGGAAAGGTAAAGCTGGTGACGGTAACGGGAGCCTCTAACGTATCGGGGATTCTCAATCCGATTGACCCAATTGCCAGGCTGGTCCATCGTCATGGGGCGAAACTGCTGGTGGACGGCGCTCAATTAGTGCCTCACTGTCCGGTTGATATGAGGCCTCATGATTCGCCGGAACATATTGATTATTTGGTATTTTCGGCTCATAAAATGTATGCGCCCTTCGGTGTGGGCGTCCTCATTGGGCCGCAGGCGACTTTTGAACAGGCAGTTCCTGTCTATCAAGGCGGCGGAGATGTCAAGCTGGTATCCCGCCAATTTGTGGAGTGGGCTGATCCGCCGGCGCGGCACGAAGCGGGAACGCCCAACGTTATGGGAGTGGCAGCGCTGATAACAGCCATTCAAACTTTGCAGAATATTGGCATGAAAGCGATTCATCAATATGAGGAAAATTTAATTTGTTATGCGCTGGCAGGTCTAAAGCGAATTTCCGCCCTTACCTTGTATGGCTGCGGTGAACCGGGGGATGAGCGGGTCAGTCTGTTGTCCTTCAATATAGAAGGAATACATCACAAGGCCGTTGCGGCGATACTTTCCGGCGAAGGGGGAATCGCCGTGCGCAGCGGGCTGTTTTGTGCGCATCCCTATGCGCAAAAATTGCTCAAGCTGACTGCGGCAGAGGTGGAGTACTGCCGCCAGCATCTTGATTCCCTGCTGCCGGGGATGGTAAGGATGAGTCTCGGTTTATACAATAACTACCGGGAAGTGGATCGCTTTTTGGAATTGCTGGAGCAGATAGTCAGAGATCCGACTAAATACCAAAAAAAATATCGCAGTTTGATTCGGTATGCGGCAGCCGATCGGCCGTAA
- the queG gene encoding tRNA epoxyqueuosine(34) reductase QueG, translating to MKQRLKDFCASIQIDCAGIAPAGPYWDLAKKLEKQKKLGHYSEFAEQNLLKRIDPRQTMPDVQSIIVCLFPYYIGEKTGANLAKYCYALDYHILVRKKLEQIGCYLQKKIVNFSYRAYTDTGPLADRYLAYLAGLGFYGINSQLIHQTYGSYVCIGYMLTNYPFEPDKPLTLTCSQCGRCIRSCPGKAILGDFSIVPHRCRSYLTQKKGGLTENEKSIIRTSGLIFGCDVCQNVCPHNQNISCTPITEFQKFLLPRIDCQSLPALSNKEFNRRYGNRAFSWRGKKPLVRNFSCLD from the coding sequence ATGAAACAAAGGCTCAAGGATTTTTGCGCCTCCATCCAAATCGACTGCGCAGGGATTGCCCCGGCAGGTCCTTATTGGGATCTGGCGAAAAAGCTGGAAAAGCAAAAAAAGCTCGGCCATTACAGTGAATTTGCCGAGCAAAATCTACTAAAGCGAATCGATCCCCGCCAGACAATGCCGGACGTGCAATCCATTATTGTCTGCTTATTTCCTTATTATATCGGCGAAAAAACAGGAGCAAATCTAGCAAAATATTGCTATGCTTTAGATTACCATATCCTTGTCAGAAAAAAGCTGGAACAAATTGGCTGCTATCTGCAGAAAAAAATTGTGAATTTTTCTTATCGGGCCTATACTGATACCGGCCCCTTAGCAGACCGCTATCTGGCATACCTGGCCGGATTGGGATTTTATGGCATCAACAGCCAGCTCATCCATCAAACCTATGGTTCTTATGTCTGTATCGGGTACATGTTAACCAACTATCCCTTTGAACCGGATAAACCTTTAACGCTTACCTGCAGCCAATGCGGCCGCTGCATCCGCTCTTGTCCCGGCAAAGCCATTCTCGGCGATTTCTCCATTGTGCCCCACCGCTGCCGTTCCTATCTGACGCAGAAAAAAGGCGGCTTAACGGAAAATGAGAAGAGCATTATCCGGACATCCGGCCTTATTTTCGGCTGCGATGTCTGCCAGAATGTCTGCCCCCATAACCAAAATATTTCCTGCACCCCCATAACCGAATTTCAGAAATTTCTTCTGCCCCGTATCGATTGTCAAAGCCTGCCCGCCCTGTCCAACAAAGAATTTAACCGCCGTTATGGCAATCGCGCCTTTAGTTGGCGGGGGAAAAAACCGTTAGTAAGGAACTTTTCTTGTTTAGATTAA
- a CDS encoding ferritin family protein: MKKFVCTICGYVYEGDAAPAACPQCGAPAAKFEEQSAGEVQWPDQHRIGVAAGVDAEILEGLKLNFTGECTEVGMYLAMSRQADREGFPEAAEAYKRIAWEEAEHAAKFAELLGEVVTPSTKKNLEMRVEAEYGACKGKLAIAKRAKELGLDAIHDTVHEMCKDEARHGSAFKGLLERYFNK; the protein is encoded by the coding sequence ATGAAAAAATTTGTTTGTACCATTTGTGGTTATGTTTACGAAGGAGATGCTGCCCCGGCAGCCTGCCCTCAGTGCGGCGCTCCGGCAGCAAAATTTGAGGAGCAGTCTGCCGGTGAAGTACAGTGGCCGGATCAGCATCGCATTGGTGTCGCTGCCGGCGTTGACGCTGAAATTCTAGAAGGCTTAAAACTAAATTTCACCGGGGAATGCACTGAAGTCGGCATGTATTTAGCCATGAGCCGTCAGGCCGACAGAGAAGGGTTCCCGGAAGCAGCGGAAGCTTATAAAAGAATTGCCTGGGAAGAAGCCGAGCATGCCGCCAAATTTGCTGAACTATTAGGTGAAGTCGTGACTCCTTCCACCAAAAAGAATCTGGAAATGCGGGTAGAAGCTGAGTACGGTGCCTGCAAAGGTAAGCTGGCAATCGCCAAACGGGCCAAAGAACTAGGCCTGGATGCCATTCACGATACCGTACATGAAATGTGTAAAGACGAAGCCCGCCACGGCTCCGCGTTCAAGGGTCTGCTGGAAAGATATTTCAATAAATAA
- a CDS encoding HD domain-containing protein — MEFFAAIGNNLFYNLEDWRQAISNWGGQHEMSSERLTKQMNFLAEIDKLKQIYRQNFITGGQRNETDAEHSWHMAMMAILLGEYVKDRSVNILQVLKMVLIHDIVEIDAGDTYCFDERAGLDKAEREQRAAKRLFRLLPEDQAAEYNGLWEEFERQQTAEACFAAALDRLQPLLLHQLTAGKAWKQHGITSSKVYERNKRTREISTELGDLVQEMIESAIEKGYLAK, encoded by the coding sequence ATGGAATTTTTTGCTGCAATCGGCAATAATTTATTTTATAATCTGGAAGATTGGCGTCAGGCAATTTCAAATTGGGGGGGACAGCACGAAATGAGCAGTGAACGGTTAACCAAACAGATGAATTTTTTGGCTGAGATCGACAAGCTGAAACAGATCTACCGGCAGAATTTTATTACCGGCGGCCAGCGGAATGAAACGGATGCGGAACATTCCTGGCACATGGCGATGATGGCTATACTGCTGGGCGAATATGTCAAGGACCGGTCCGTGAATATTCTGCAGGTCCTGAAGATGGTTTTGATCCATGATATCGTGGAAATTGACGCAGGTGATACCTACTGTTTTGACGAGAGGGCCGGGCTGGACAAGGCGGAACGGGAGCAGCGGGCGGCGAAGCGCCTGTTCCGGCTGCTGCCGGAAGATCAGGCTGCGGAATATAACGGCCTCTGGGAAGAGTTTGAGCGGCAGCAGACGGCGGAAGCCTGTTTCGCCGCTGCCCTTGACCGGCTGCAGCCGCTGCTGCTGCACCAGCTTACCGCCGGAAAAGCTTGGAAACAGCATGGCATTACCAGCAGCAAGGTTTATGAAAGAAACAAGCGCACCAGGGAGATATCAACGGAGCTGGGCGATCTGGTACAGGAAATGATTGAAAGCGCGATTGAAAAAGGATACCTGGCAAAATAA
- a CDS encoding P-II family nitrogen regulator translates to MTKIEIITRPNKLEELKEALNDIGVTGMTVSQVYGCGLTKGHTEIYRGREYTINLLPKIKVETVVCEIPVEKVLATAKTVLRTGQLGDGKIFVYPIENAIRIRTGEEGDIAIMDPAEIK, encoded by the coding sequence ATGACCAAAATTGAAATCATTACCCGGCCCAACAAACTGGAGGAATTGAAAGAAGCTTTAAACGATATCGGGGTTACCGGCATGACTGTCAGTCAGGTGTACGGCTGCGGCCTGACAAAAGGCCATACGGAAATATACCGGGGCAGAGAGTACACTATTAACCTGCTGCCAAAAATAAAAGTGGAAACCGTCGTTTGCGAAATTCCGGTGGAGAAGGTACTGGCAACAGCCAAAACAGTTCTTCGGACCGGTCAGTTAGGGGATGGAAAAATTTTTGTCTATCCCATTGAAAATGCAATCCGCATTCGCACCGGTGAGGAAGGCGATATCGCCATTATGGATCCGGCGGAAATAAAGTAA
- a CDS encoding ammonium transporter has product MEITISALAAGLNTIWVLLCAALVFLMEAGFAALEAGFIHSRNSLNIIMKVLMDCTVGMLGYFICGFALMYGMDKAGIIGMSGFLVQGDFTYLGLKIPVYAFWLFQAAFAIAMATIVSGAVAERMKFAPYIVFSLLATVIIYPLAGHWVWSSDGWLNKLGMLDFAGSAAVHSLGGWSALAAVLVLGPRTGKFNKNGSVNVMPGHNLPLAALGAFILWFGWFGFNPGSTLSGLDLNIARIAVNTNLSAAAGGTAAALFTLFRYGKADPSMGINGALGGLVAITAGCAYVEPVSSLFIGIIAGILVVLAVPLFDLFHADDPVGAIAVHGVCGTFGTVAVGIFAEKGGLLYGGGFQLLAIQTFGVIIVSLWGFAATYALFRALKAIVGIRVSIEDENEGLDFSEHGVAAYNDLEYSPFGTLQNLSPKEASLPLAKEAVRTN; this is encoded by the coding sequence ATGGAAATCACAATCAGCGCACTGGCTGCCGGACTGAATACTATCTGGGTCCTGCTGTGTGCCGCACTGGTATTTTTAATGGAAGCGGGCTTTGCGGCTCTGGAAGCAGGCTTCATTCACAGCCGCAATTCCTTAAACATCATTATGAAAGTGCTGATGGATTGTACGGTTGGCATGCTGGGCTATTTTATCTGCGGCTTTGCGCTGATGTACGGCATGGATAAAGCAGGTATCATTGGAATGTCCGGGTTCCTGGTCCAAGGGGATTTCACTTACCTGGGACTTAAAATACCTGTCTATGCCTTTTGGCTGTTTCAAGCCGCCTTTGCCATCGCCATGGCGACCATTGTATCCGGCGCCGTCGCCGAACGCATGAAATTTGCCCCTTACATTGTTTTTTCTTTATTGGCTACCGTAATCATTTACCCGCTGGCCGGCCACTGGGTCTGGAGCAGCGACGGCTGGTTGAATAAGCTGGGCATGCTGGATTTCGCCGGTTCGGCGGCAGTACATTCCCTGGGGGGGTGGTCCGCTCTGGCAGCTGTATTGGTGCTGGGACCTCGTACCGGTAAATTCAATAAAAACGGCTCGGTCAACGTTATGCCCGGTCATAATTTACCGTTAGCCGCCCTAGGTGCATTTATTCTCTGGTTTGGCTGGTTCGGATTTAATCCGGGCAGTACCTTGTCCGGTCTGGATTTGAACATTGCCCGGATTGCCGTAAATACCAACTTATCGGCAGCTGCCGGGGGAACGGCTGCCGCACTGTTTACTTTGTTTCGCTATGGCAAGGCCGATCCCAGCATGGGCATCAACGGCGCTTTAGGCGGCCTTGTAGCCATAACCGCCGGCTGCGCTTATGTGGAACCAGTCAGTTCACTTTTCATCGGAATCATTGCCGGTATATTGGTAGTGCTGGCCGTACCGCTGTTTGATCTTTTCCATGCCGACGACCCGGTGGGAGCCATTGCCGTACACGGTGTCTGCGGTACTTTCGGCACAGTTGCGGTCGGTATTTTCGCCGAAAAAGGCGGCCTGCTGTACGGCGGCGGCTTCCAGCTGCTGGCCATCCAGACCTTTGGCGTTATCATCGTTTCTTTATGGGGCTTCGCTGCAACCTATGCCCTGTTCCGTGCCTTAAAGGCTATCGTCGGCATTCGAGTATCAATAGAAGATGAAAATGAAGGTCTGGACTTCAGCGAACATGGCGTAGCCGCCTATAATGATCTGGAGTATTCCCCCTTTGGCACACTGCAAAATCTGAGTCCAAAGGAAGCATCCCTGCCGCTGGCCAAAGAAGCTGTGCGAACGAACTAA
- a CDS encoding hemolysin family protein, which yields MDPASIAFNLIFVIFLVLLNGFFVAAEFAMVKVRSTRIDTLLQEGNTRARSAKKLVDHLDAYLSGCQLGITLASLGLGWIGEPAVAEIIKPVLAAFGLSPQVIHTIAFAIAFSIITALHIILGELAPKSLAIQKADSVTLWTSVPLIGFCKLMYPFIWVLNTTANRLLHTVGIQTANEHEAAHTEEEIRILMEESQKQGYINKTELTFVDNIFDFAERNAREVMIPRTDMVCLYAEDSFAENLDKALTEQLTRYPVCDPDKDSIIGFVHIKDLLNAVAKGQRPDIRKIAREIIAIPESMPISDLLRLLQKNRSQIAIVVDEYGGTAGLVTVEDILEEIVGEIQDEFDEEEPLVEPAEDNGYWVDGRLPIHEANEIFGLKLDSDDFDTIGGWMYSQVEMPPKIDQKIEYEDCEFIIKEVNNVRIHRIFLRKREKNEVSPSSESIPS from the coding sequence TTGGACCCTGCGTCTATCGCATTCAATTTAATATTTGTAATTTTTCTGGTTTTATTAAATGGTTTTTTCGTTGCCGCTGAATTTGCCATGGTAAAAGTGCGAAGCACCCGAATTGATACCTTGCTGCAGGAAGGAAACACAAGAGCCAGATCTGCCAAAAAGCTGGTCGACCATTTGGATGCGTATTTGTCAGGCTGCCAGTTAGGAATTACACTTGCATCCCTTGGTTTGGGCTGGATCGGTGAACCGGCTGTGGCCGAAATCATTAAACCGGTGCTTGCGGCTTTTGGCCTTTCACCCCAGGTAATTCACACCATTGCCTTTGCGATCGCCTTTTCTATTATTACCGCTTTGCACATCATCTTAGGCGAATTGGCTCCAAAATCATTAGCCATACAAAAAGCTGACAGCGTGACCCTATGGACATCAGTGCCGTTAATTGGCTTTTGCAAGCTGATGTATCCGTTCATCTGGGTTTTAAATACAACTGCCAACCGGCTGCTGCATACAGTCGGCATCCAAACCGCCAATGAACATGAAGCCGCCCATACGGAAGAAGAGATCCGGATTTTAATGGAAGAAAGCCAAAAGCAAGGTTACATTAACAAAACAGAGCTTACTTTTGTTGACAATATTTTTGATTTTGCCGAAAGAAATGCCCGTGAAGTCATGATTCCCCGTACCGACATGGTTTGCCTGTATGCGGAAGATTCTTTTGCGGAAAATCTTGATAAAGCGCTGACGGAGCAGCTAACCCGCTATCCTGTATGTGATCCTGATAAAGACAGCATTATTGGCTTTGTTCATATTAAAGATTTGCTGAATGCAGTTGCCAAAGGGCAGCGTCCCGACATTCGTAAAATAGCCCGTGAAATCATTGCAATTCCGGAATCTATGCCTATCAGCGATTTACTCAGACTGCTGCAGAAGAACCGCTCTCAAATTGCCATTGTAGTGGACGAGTATGGCGGGACAGCCGGGTTGGTAACAGTAGAAGATATTCTGGAGGAAATCGTCGGCGAAATTCAGGATGAATTTGATGAAGAAGAGCCTTTAGTGGAACCCGCCGAAGATAATGGATATTGGGTAGATGGGCGCCTGCCCATTCATGAGGCAAACGAAATATTCGGATTGAAGCTTGATTCGGACGATTTTGATACAATTGGCGGCTGGATGTACTCTCAAGTGGAGATGCCGCCTAAAATTGATCAAAAAATTGAGTATGAAGATTGTGAATTTATCATCAAAGAAGTGAATAACGTACGGATTCACCGAATTTTTCTACGCAAGCGTGAAAAAAACGAAGTATCGCCAAGCAGTGAATCCATTCCTTCCTAG
- a CDS encoding cation diffusion facilitator family transporter encodes MTAQFVISRFIKNYQDINDTGVREKYGIASGILGIVINFILFTVEIILGLATNSIAIIADAFHNLADVTASIVTLFGFRLSNKPADKGHPFGHGRMEYIAALVVSFLILVVGLQFIKTSFERILQPQEVSFNLLTFGIIILTIPLKLWLSYFNKSLGKMIRSATLEATGADALNDVAILSGVILSLAVSYLFGVNIDGYVGIVVAIFIFLSGISLVKETINPLLGQPPDPQLVKEIKTLVLGYEHIMGVHDLIIHNYGPGRTMASIHAEVPYNISIVKIHEVIDQAEKELSQKLNLFLVIHMDPICFDSEEIADAHDLVEQVVKQFPPIKSFHDFRVVGKGEKKNLIFDIVIGFDKKITETEEEKLTVDINAAIQREHPGYKAVITVDRDYTGR; translated from the coding sequence ATGACAGCACAATTTGTAATATCACGATTTATAAAAAATTATCAGGATATCAATGATACCGGGGTAAGAGAAAAATACGGCATTGCAAGCGGCATTTTGGGGATAGTGATTAATTTCATCCTGTTTACCGTCGAGATTATTCTCGGACTGGCAACCAACAGTATTGCCATCATTGCCGATGCATTTCATAATCTGGCCGATGTCACCGCTTCCATAGTGACTCTCTTTGGGTTCCGACTTTCCAATAAACCGGCAGATAAAGGCCATCCCTTTGGTCATGGCAGAATGGAATATATTGCGGCACTTGTTGTCTCGTTTCTCATCCTGGTGGTTGGACTTCAGTTTATTAAAACCTCGTTCGAGAGGATTCTGCAGCCGCAGGAAGTAAGTTTTAATCTGCTGACTTTCGGTATCATTATTCTTACGATCCCGTTAAAGTTATGGCTGAGTTATTTTAATAAATCTTTGGGGAAAATGATCCGTTCCGCCACATTGGAAGCGACCGGAGCGGATGCTTTAAATGATGTGGCAATATTAAGCGGCGTTATTCTCTCCTTAGCAGTGTCTTATCTGTTTGGAGTCAATATTGACGGCTATGTGGGGATCGTTGTGGCGATATTTATCTTTTTATCAGGAATATCCCTGGTCAAAGAGACAATCAATCCCCTTTTGGGGCAGCCGCCTGACCCCCAATTAGTCAAAGAGATTAAAACATTGGTGCTTGGCTATGAGCATATTATGGGAGTACACGATCTGATCATTCATAATTACGGCCCCGGCAGAACGATGGCTTCCATTCATGCCGAGGTTCCTTATAATATATCCATTGTGAAAATTCACGAAGTCATTGATCAGGCGGAAAAGGAGCTTTCGCAAAAATTGAATCTGTTCCTGGTTATTCACATGGACCCCATCTGTTTTGATTCGGAGGAAATTGCCGACGCCCATGACCTAGTGGAGCAGGTAGTGAAGCAATTTCCGCCGATCAAATCCTTTCATGATTTTAGGGTTGTGGGAAAAGGCGAAAAGAAGAATTTGATTTTTGATATTGTCATCGGCTTTGATAAAAAAATCACTGAAACAGAGGAGGAAAAGCTTACAGTGGATATTAATGCTGCCATTCAACGGGAACATCCGGGGTATAAAGCGGTCATTACAGTAGACCGGGATTATACCGGACGATAA
- a CDS encoding DUF1848 domain-containing protein, with protein sequence MILSASRRTDIPAFYSQWFMNRLREGFVLVKNPRNPNRCSRVRLTPAAVDCIVFWTKNPRPLLSRLGDIEKMGYPFYFQFTLNPYDERVEPGLPPKTEIVETFKQLSEAIGSRRIVWRYDPVIVNREFTVQYHLDSYQKMADTLGGYTDRCIFSFVDRYAKSRGRAKGIVDEEVNEWDMNRIAAGFSQIAKEQGMMLSACSEKIDLSRYGIARAACIDKEMVERIIGCPIQVRKDLNQRGACGCSESVDIGSYDCCLHGCVYCYATMSRTAALNNWQRHNPQSAILIGEPNPADLVTDRETKTLKKPQLSLF encoded by the coding sequence ATGATTCTTAGCGCCAGCCGGCGGACGGATATACCGGCTTTTTATTCCCAGTGGTTTATGAACCGGCTGAGGGAAGGGTTTGTCCTGGTTAAAAACCCAAGAAATCCGAATCGCTGCAGCCGGGTGCGTTTAACGCCGGCGGCAGTTGACTGCATTGTGTTTTGGACGAAAAATCCCCGGCCACTGCTAAGCAGGCTGGGTGATATCGAAAAAATGGGTTACCCCTTTTACTTCCAGTTTACCCTGAACCCCTATGATGAGCGGGTGGAACCGGGACTGCCGCCGAAAACGGAGATCGTGGAAACCTTTAAACAGCTTAGTGAGGCAATCGGCTCCCGGCGGATTGTCTGGCGCTACGATCCGGTCATTGTGAATCGGGAGTTTACTGTACAATATCATCTGGATTCGTATCAGAAAATGGCGGATACGCTGGGCGGTTATACCGACAGGTGCATTTTCAGCTTTGTTGATCGTTATGCAAAGAGCCGGGGAAGGGCAAAGGGAATTGTTGATGAGGAAGTCAATGAATGGGATATGAACCGTATCGCCGCAGGGTTTTCCCAAATTGCCAAAGAGCAGGGGATGATGCTGTCTGCCTGCTCCGAAAAAATTGATTTGAGCCGATACGGTATTGCCCGTGCAGCCTGTATTGATAAAGAGATGGTGGAAAGAATCATTGGCTGCCCCATACAGGTGAGAAAGGACTTGAATCAGCGTGGGGCTTGCGGCTGCAGCGAAAGTGTGGATATCGGAAGCTATGATTGCTGCCTCCACGGCTGTGTTTATTGTTACGCCACAATGAGCCGGACCGCTGCGCTGAACAATTGGCAGCGTCATAACCCTCAATCAGCTATTTTAATCGGTGAACCGAATCCGGCTGATCTTGTAACCGACAGAGAGACGAAAACGCTGAAAAAGCCGCAGTTGTCACTGTTTTAG
- a CDS encoding DNA alkylation repair protein has translation MEKTIRDQLFASVDGEYQKFSSTLLPGTGNVLGVRLPVLRRLARKIAQTDWRSYLAGAPSKYFEEIMLQGMVIGYAKADIEEILPYVVQFIPRIDNWSVCDSFCSGLKFTGKYRQQVWSFLQPYLASAKEYEVRFGVVMLLHFYIDEEYIGRVLQSLDRVKNDGYYAKMAVAWALSVCYIKLPEPVMAYLKNNTLDDFTYNKALQKITESYRVDQQAKEIIRRMKR, from the coding sequence GTGGAGAAAACAATCAGGGATCAATTGTTTGCCTCGGTCGACGGGGAATATCAAAAATTCTCGTCAACGCTTCTGCCCGGCACCGGCAATGTCCTGGGTGTTAGGCTGCCGGTGCTGCGACGGCTGGCGAGGAAAATCGCCCAAACGGATTGGCGCAGTTATTTAGCTGGCGCACCAAGCAAATATTTTGAAGAAATCATGCTGCAGGGCATGGTGATCGGTTATGCAAAAGCAGATATCGAAGAAATTCTACCCTATGTTGTTCAGTTTATACCCAGGATCGATAACTGGTCGGTGTGTGACAGTTTCTGCAGCGGCCTGAAGTTTACCGGGAAGTACCGGCAGCAGGTTTGGAGTTTTTTACAACCCTACCTGGCGTCGGCAAAAGAATATGAAGTGCGTTTCGGCGTGGTCATGCTGCTGCATTTTTATATTGACGAGGAATATATCGGCCGTGTTTTGCAATCACTGGATCGTGTCAAAAATGACGGCTATTATGCCAAAATGGCCGTTGCCTGGGCGCTGTCCGTCTGTTATATAAAGCTGCCTGAACCGGTAATGGCTTATTTAAAAAATAATACACTGGACGATTTTACATACAACAAAGCTCTTCAGAAAATTACGGAATCTTATCGCGTGGATCAACAAGCAAAAGAAATAATTCGCAGAATGAAACGATAA
- a CDS encoding deoxyribonuclease IV, which produces MLDIGCHLSAAKGFKAMGKDALQINANTFQFFTRNPRGSKAKEIDPQDVAALLELAKENRFAAILGHAPYTLNACSADEKIRTFTGKTMADDLARMEYLPNNLYNFHPGSHVGQGAQIGIEQIITMLNAILKPEQTTIVLLETMAGKGSEVGRTFEELRQILDGVALKQKMGVCLDTCHIYDGGYDIVNDLDGVLDEFDAIIGLDRLYAIHLNDSMNPLGSHKDRHAKIGKGSIGLAAITRIINHPKLRQLPFFLETPNELPGYAEEISLLRGVYKE; this is translated from the coding sequence ATGTTGGATATCGGCTGTCATTTGTCCGCAGCAAAAGGCTTTAAAGCGATGGGAAAGGATGCTCTTCAAATAAACGCTAACACCTTTCAGTTCTTTACTCGCAATCCGAGAGGCAGCAAGGCCAAAGAGATTGATCCCCAAGATGTAGCGGCACTATTGGAGTTGGCAAAAGAAAACCGGTTTGCCGCCATTTTGGGCCATGCGCCTTATACCCTCAATGCCTGTTCCGCCGATGAGAAAATAAGAACGTTTACCGGGAAAACGATGGCCGATGATTTGGCTCGCATGGAATATCTGCCCAACAACCTGTATAACTTTCACCCCGGCAGCCATGTAGGGCAGGGAGCGCAGATCGGTATTGAGCAGATTATCACAATGCTCAACGCCATCTTAAAACCGGAACAGACTACCATTGTCCTGCTGGAAACAATGGCAGGCAAAGGCTCTGAGGTTGGCCGTACCTTTGAAGAACTGCGGCAGATTTTAGACGGTGTAGCACTTAAACAGAAGATGGGGGTTTGTCTTGATACTTGTCATATTTATGACGGCGGTTATGATATTGTAAATGATCTTGACGGGGTGCTGGACGAGTTTGATGCTATTATCGGTCTGGATCGACTGTATGCGATCCATTTAAACGACAGCATGAACCCGCTGGGCAGTCATAAAGACCGCCACGCTAAAATCGGCAAAGGCTCCATCGGGCTGGCGGCCATTACCCGTATTATTAATCATCCCAAGCTGCGCCAGCTACCCTTTTTTCTCGAAACTCCCAACGAATTGCCTGGTTATGCCGAAGAAATCAGCTTGCTGCGAGGGGTATATAAGGAGTAA